Within Paenibacillus sp. RUD330, the genomic segment TCCGTATGAGCGCGAACGATTTCTTTCAGCACCCGGCGCATGCGGTTGCGCACGACGGCATTGCCGATCTTCTTGCTGGCGGAGATGCCGAGGCGGAACGGTTCCGCCTTCGGCTGCCTGGACCAGTATACGACCAGCTGCCCATTGGCGAACGATTTGCCTCCCCGATAGGTGCGGGAGAAATCCTCGCGTTTTCTGAGCCGTAGTTTTCTCTGCATTTCTCACCGACTCCGTGCGTTGTTAGTTTCAGTATATCCAACTTGGGGCATGCGCAGGCATGCCGGACGCACCCTCCGCAAGAAGAACAGCTATCCGGCAGATACGCCCCGCATCAAGCAACGGACATCCGGGCAGAAAAAAAGACCACTAGCGTGGTCTCCTCTCTCCAGCCATTGCCCCAGAGGGCGGTCGGCGTGGCAGGCGAAATCCCCGGTAATAAGGGGAATGCCCTTTTGTATTATGCGCTCAGAACGCTGCGGCCCTTCTTGCGACGGGCTGCCAGCACTTTGCGGCCGTTTTTCGAGCTCATGCGCTTGCGGAATCCGTGTACCTTTTTGCGCTTGCTTACGTTCGGTCTGAAAGTCGGTCTCATAATCTATTGCACCTCCCCGATCGGTATATCTTCGTCCTCACTCGGGCATCTGCCGCAGCGGACCGAGGCAGAACCCGGGGACGACTGTCTATCCGAAGTTGCCCTTACGTCATCCCGAGTTAAAAACGCCTTTTTCCATTTAACCATGCAGACATGCGAAAGTCAACCTGAACATGATCCTCCTTCCTCAGAGGCCTGTGTATAACTCTCCTCAGATCGCTTCATCTATATAGCGTTTCGGTTTTCGTTCCGTTTTTCGACGCTTTTCGTCTTTTTTCGCTGTGGAAAGGCATACCGGCCATCATCGGCTGTGGATAACGAAGAATGTCGCGGCTGTCGGCGAAATTTAGTAACATGTGAATAATTAACAGGACTGGTGGCGGATGCTGTCGAATTTGCGCACAGGCTGTTAACAATATCTAGTGCTGTAGATAACCTTTGTACACAAGGACTTGGGATTGTGGATAATATTCTCCAACTCGTTGAAATAGCGCCTTTCTTTTGCTATGATAGATTTGTTTTTGTTGTGGACGGATGCAGTGCCGGTAGTTACTTATCA encodes:
- the rnpA gene encoding ribonuclease P protein component encodes the protein MQRKLRLRKREDFSRTYRGGKSFANGQLVVYWSRQPKAEPFRLGISASKKIGNAVVRNRMRRVLKEIVRAHTDEIKEKTDLILIVRAGAVDKSSKELERSVLHVLRKAGLLKPR
- the rpmH gene encoding 50S ribosomal protein L34, which translates into the protein MRPTFRPNVSKRKKVHGFRKRMSSKNGRKVLAARRKKGRSVLSA